A genomic window from Clostridia bacterium includes:
- a CDS encoding Gfo/Idh/MocA family oxidoreductase: MANKVKVLVVGAAFSADLHMDGYARCTDVAKIVAICDKATERANDIIKRYGLEDVEVYDDAYKAIDSVDCDVVDICLPNFLHHDIAVYAFSKGKNVITEKPIATTLEDAKEMLEAAEKAGKKLYYAEDWLFAPALNKALELVKEGAIGEQTYVRARECHCGSHSPFAQKIQFCGGGSMIHLGCHPIGFMLAMKNNEWTELVAMTSGGLENNMWHKSMEGEDWAAVMIKFKDGTSALLEANYLACGGMEDSIEIYGKEGKMAVDLTFSSPIQLYSIPGANYTVEKAEVTTGWSRPAVDEKYNLGYIGEIRHFMECVRDNKDAKVGLRGVDGLEILKVVNYIYKSAKEGIKIVNPDLK, from the coding sequence ATGGCAAACAAAGTAAAAGTTTTAGTTGTTGGGGCAGCATTCAGCGCAGACTTACATATGGACGGATATGCAAGATGTACAGATGTTGCAAAAATCGTTGCTATTTGTGATAAAGCAACCGAAAGAGCAAACGATATTATTAAAAGATACGGTCTTGAAGATGTAGAAGTTTATGATGATGCTTATAAAGCAATCGATTCTGTTGACTGTGATGTGGTTGACATTTGCTTACCTAACTTTTTACATCATGACATCGCTGTTTATGCTTTCTCAAAAGGTAAAAATGTTATTACAGAAAAACCTATTGCAACAACATTGGAAGATGCTAAAGAAATGTTAGAAGCAGCAGAAAAAGCAGGTAAAAAATTATACTATGCTGAAGACTGGCTTTTCGCTCCTGCACTTAACAAAGCATTAGAACTTGTTAAAGAAGGCGCAATCGGCGAACAGACATATGTAAGAGCAAGAGAATGCCACTGTGGTTCTCACTCTCCATTCGCTCAGAAAATTCAGTTCTGCGGCGGCGGAAGTATGATTCACTTAGGATGTCATCCAATCGGATTTATGCTTGCTATGAAAAACAATGAATGGACAGAACTTGTTGCTATGACATCAGGCGGTTTGGAAAACAATATGTGGCATAAATCTATGGAAGGCGAAGACTGGGCTGCTGTTATGATTAAATTCAAAGACGGTACAAGTGCTTTGCTTGAAGCAAACTACTTAGCATGTGGTGGTATGGAAGACAGTATTGAAATTTATGGTAAAGAAGGTAAAATGGCAGTTGACTTAACCTTCTCTTCTCCAATTCAGTTATACTCTATCCCTGGCGCTAACTACACAGTTGAAAAAGCAGAAGTTACAACAGGCTGGTCAAGACCTGCAGTTGACGAAAAATATAACTTAGGTTATATCGGAGAAATCAGACACTTTATGGAATGTGTAAGAGACAACAAAGACGCAAAAGTTGGTTTAAGAGGCGTTGACGGTCTTGAAATATTAAAGGTTGTTAATTACATTTATAAATCTGCTAAAGAAGGAATTAAAATTGTAAATCCTGATTTAAAATAA
- a CDS encoding transcriptional repressor — MIQRRFSKQRQIIYDMIVNNPVHPTADYIYNFLKGEYPELSLGTVYRNLNVLTEMGLILKITSQSDSEHYDANTSNHYHLMCEECNNIFDLSVPYLDKIEEDAQTNCKHKIKYHSLVFTGVCEHCINEK, encoded by the coding sequence ATGATACAAAGAAGATTTTCAAAACAGAGGCAGATTATATATGATATGATAGTAAACAACCCTGTGCATCCCACTGCGGACTACATATATAATTTTTTAAAAGGGGAGTATCCTGAATTAAGTCTTGGCACAGTATACAGAAATCTTAATGTACTGACTGAAATGGGGCTTATATTAAAAATAACTTCCCAGTCTGACAGTGAGCATTATGACGCAAACACCTCCAACCATTATCATCTTATGTGTGAGGAGTGTAATAATATTTTTGACTTATCCGTTCCATATCTTGACAAGATAGAAGAGGACGCACAAACAAACTGCAAACATAAAATAAAATATCACAGCCTTGTGTTTACAGGAGTTTGCGAACATTGTATAAATGAAAAATAA
- a CDS encoding TetR family transcriptional regulator has protein sequence MESETNKNTNKDLVLKAGEEVFSKKGLFGARVDEIAALSGVNKRLIYKEFSSKEELYKAVLHKAYKKMTNAESKIFAPYKTCEEAIGNVIKMYFEFLNNNPSYVKLILWENLNEGKYIKEMDLSDIKTKVIDYMYSVLSEGKQKGEFKEDTDENQVVFSIMTFTFSYFSNRHTMSNFLKEDIDFLKRVEDVTEMILSKIKNN, from the coding sequence ATGGAGAGCGAAACTAATAAAAACACCAACAAAGACCTTGTTTTAAAAGCAGGAGAAGAGGTTTTTTCAAAGAAAGGTCTCTTTGGGGCAAGAGTAGATGAAATTGCCGCTTTGTCAGGTGTTAACAAAAGGCTTATTTACAAAGAATTTTCTTCAAAGGAAGAACTATATAAAGCAGTTCTTCACAAGGCATATAAAAAGATGACAAATGCAGAAAGTAAAATTTTTGCGCCTTATAAAACCTGTGAAGAGGCTATCGGAAATGTTATTAAAATGTATTTTGAGTTTTTAAATAACAATCCGTCATATGTCAAACTTATTTTGTGGGAAAATCTTAATGAGGGTAAATATATTAAAGAAATGGATTTATCCGATATTAAAACAAAGGTTATAGACTATATGTATTCAGTTCTTTCGGAGGGGAAACAAAAAGGCGAGTTTAAAGAAGATACTGATGAAAATCAGGTTGTGTTTTCCATTATGACATTTACCTTTTCTTATTTTTCAAACAGGCACACTATGTCAAACTTTTTAAAAGAGGATATTGACTTTTTAAAAAGGGTTGAAGATGTTACGGAAATGATATTATCTAAAATAAAAAATAATTAA
- a CDS encoding extracellular solute-binding protein, with amino-acid sequence MKRFSKAILLLVCLAMVVSLFAGCAGNRTVGGIEIASRSELSPSKIGDYGSLKLPLDKEGTTIRILCATDVTSNNDSVIINELRRRTGINVQVQAVPVATYKEKAKVLIATKEEMPEILYPSGFSTDEVNDFGHQGAFANTLAYKDDLPNFKKIFIDEAEERGLAGTIKNYMSPDGKLYMFPIYDINRDVNHGMLYRKDIFDKHGIEMWHDKDSFIEVLRELKRLYPNSTPFASKTQTTIFRDIGYSWGLNGYNMYFDEETSSWKYGCIDPKFKEVLDFIKLLYNERLLDPEFLTATQNAWTNKMTQADKAFVTWDWIGRLDQFTDSSTVPGYDLRYGYPIGGKVVTLAKTGMGSCIKSGPTELLSLKLCDYLLSDSGAQLLTMGIEGVTYNLREDGRAEYIGFEGKRGVSINDLEEKYGMYISGVYKRFDRRSSYYDFTAREQEAQDMMNNKEGGGYLPQDPVLSFTPEERKISSQYSAGISKAAEEFATKYVLNNLGDKEWNEWVAKAKRLGADKIVEVCNAAQVRYDQLTI; translated from the coding sequence ATGAAAAGATTCTCAAAAGCAATTTTACTTCTTGTATGTCTTGCAATGGTTGTTTCTCTTTTTGCAGGCTGTGCAGGTAACAGAACTGTTGGCGGCATTGAAATAGCATCAAGATCCGAACTAAGCCCTTCAAAAATCGGCGACTATGGTTCTTTAAAATTGCCGCTTGACAAAGAGGGTACAACTATCCGTATCCTTTGTGCAACAGATGTTACATCTAATAACGACAGTGTTATTATCAATGAACTAAGAAGAAGAACAGGTATTAATGTTCAGGTTCAGGCTGTTCCTGTTGCTACATATAAAGAAAAGGCAAAAGTTCTTATCGCTACTAAAGAAGAAATGCCTGAAATCTTATATCCATCAGGTTTTTCAACAGATGAAGTTAATGATTTCGGTCATCAGGGAGCGTTTGCTAACACTTTAGCATATAAAGATGACCTTCCTAACTTTAAAAAGATATTTATTGACGAAGCAGAAGAAAGAGGATTAGCAGGAACAATTAAAAACTATATGTCTCCTGACGGAAAGTTATATATGTTCCCTATTTATGATATCAACCGTGATGTAAACCACGGTATGCTTTACCGTAAAGATATCTTTGATAAACACGGTATTGAGATGTGGCACGATAAAGATAGTTTCATCGAAGTTTTAAGAGAACTTAAGAGACTATATCCTAACTCTACACCGTTTGCATCAAAAACCCAGACAACAATTTTCAGAGATATCGGTTACAGCTGGGGACTTAACGGTTACAATATGTATTTCGATGAAGAAACAAGTTCATGGAAATACGGATGTATAGACCCTAAATTTAAAGAAGTTCTTGACTTTATCAAATTATTATATAATGAAAGACTGTTAGACCCTGAATTCTTAACAGCAACTCAGAATGCTTGGACAAATAAGATGACTCAGGCTGACAAAGCGTTTGTTACATGGGACTGGATAGGAAGACTTGACCAGTTCACAGATTCTTCAACTGTTCCTGGCTATGATTTAAGATACGGATATCCTATCGGCGGAAAAGTTGTAACATTGGCTAAAACAGGTATGGGCTCTTGTATTAAATCAGGTCCTACTGAACTTCTTAGCTTAAAATTATGCGACTACTTACTATCTGATTCAGGTGCTCAGCTTCTTACAATGGGTATAGAAGGTGTTACTTATAACCTAAGAGAAGACGGAAGAGCTGAATATATCGGCTTTGAAGGTAAAAGAGGGGTAAGTATTAACGACCTTGAAGAAAAATATGGTATGTATATCTCAGGTGTGTATAAGAGATTTGACAGAAGAAGTTCTTACTATGACTTTACCGCAAGAGAACAGGAAGCACAGGATATGATGAATAATAAAGAGGGTGGCGGATACTTACCGCAGGACCCAGTTTTAAGCTTCACTCCTGAAGAAAGAAAAATCAGTTCTCAGTATTCAGCAGGTATCTCTAAAGCAGCCGAAGAATTTGCAACCAAATATGTTCTTAATAACTTAGGTGACAAAGAATGGAACGAATGGGTAGCAAAAGCGAAGAGATTAGGCGCTGATAAAATTGTTGAAGTATGTAATGCCGCTCAGGTAAGATACGACCAGTTAACAATTTAG
- a CDS encoding NAD(P)-binding protein codes for MLNDIRIPVTVGGVEFKNPFFVASGPTTKSVAQLKRIEETGWAAASIKLSIDPAPYINRKPRYAMFKETNALAFTAEKRLTFEQGLELVRESKKVLTDLKLFANITYAGDAGVSGWVNMAKKFEEAGADIIELNMCCPNMSYNVSLTSGGGKSAAKQTGASLGQQGDAVAEIVREIKKVISIPLFVKLTPEGGQIATIAAALYEAGADAVGGTGNRLGIPDLDLDHPEKAIYHLQDEASMSCYCGNWLKPLAQRDTYEIRKVNGNGPKIMAAGGITNWKDAVEMVLCGGNLLGICAETLISGFDIVRPMIKGMKDYMDKHGYKTIDDFCGKIVPELKTAPELTIYDGYAQIINPNLAGPCKAACPLHVPVQAYVSKIAKGEFKEAYDLIISKGALQGACAYVCAHPCEDACVRGEGGEPVKIRELKKFVLQMAKKEGWDKKEETIPANGKKVAVLGSGPMGLSAACDLSRAGYDVTVFEKQAVIGGSLNTMVASGRLPECVLNEIIDDLKNKGVKFEVNSKDDVSNGFDAVVNGFLPNEVKINENVKCGYGLLMGEDTVVNGKNIVISGKGENAFDLALYAVSNGAASVVIAGSGMVEGRGIVKELISEVKAKGVKFANNLEFVSFDGKVATFKGSVGETVTINCDEVYNGDAWSKNATIVAACAKGVNEAARVDKELMGDKAVLTGVESVTPVKKENVLKRNGYLGDTKKAESVIETCEDAIKEASRCLKCGCGEGCQLCKTICSEFAIYNPKKDKIEIHGDECVACGMCFNRCPNKNIEMVNTGVKV; via the coding sequence ATGTTAAATGATATCAGAATTCCTGTTACCGTTGGCGGTGTGGAATTTAAAAATCCGTTTTTTGTTGCATCAGGTCCTACAACAAAATCTGTTGCACAACTTAAAAGAATAGAAGAAACAGGCTGGGCGGCTGCAAGTATCAAACTTTCTATTGACCCTGCACCGTATATCAACCGTAAACCTCGTTATGCAATGTTCAAAGAAACTAATGCACTTGCATTTACAGCAGAAAAAAGACTTACCTTTGAACAGGGGTTGGAACTTGTAAGAGAATCTAAAAAAGTATTAACAGACCTTAAACTTTTTGCAAACATCACATATGCAGGCGATGCAGGGGTTTCAGGCTGGGTTAATATGGCTAAAAAATTTGAAGAAGCAGGGGCAGACATTATCGAGCTTAATATGTGTTGCCCTAATATGTCTTATAATGTTAGTTTAACAAGTGGCGGAGGTAAATCTGCTGCAAAACAGACAGGCGCAAGTTTAGGTCAGCAAGGGGACGCAGTTGCCGAAATCGTTCGTGAAATCAAAAAGGTAATTTCTATTCCTTTATTTGTAAAACTAACTCCTGAAGGCGGACAGATTGCAACAATCGCTGCTGCATTATACGAAGCAGGGGCAGATGCAGTCGGTGGTACAGGTAACAGACTTGGTATTCCTGATTTAGACTTAGACCATCCTGAAAAGGCTATATATCATCTTCAGGACGAAGCAAGTATGAGTTGTTACTGCGGTAACTGGTTAAAACCACTTGCTCAAAGAGATACATACGAAATAAGAAAAGTTAACGGTAACGGTCCTAAAATTATGGCTGCAGGTGGTATCACAAACTGGAAAGACGCAGTTGAAATGGTACTTTGTGGTGGTAACTTACTTGGTATTTGTGCTGAAACTCTAATCAGTGGATTTGACATTGTTCGTCCTATGATTAAAGGTATGAAAGACTATATGGACAAACACGGATATAAAACTATTGATGATTTCTGTGGAAAAATTGTTCCTGAACTTAAAACTGCACCTGAACTTACTATTTATGACGGTTATGCTCAGATTATAAATCCTAACCTTGCAGGTCCTTGTAAAGCGGCTTGTCCTCTTCATGTTCCTGTTCAGGCTTATGTTTCAAAAATTGCTAAAGGCGAATTTAAGGAAGCCTACGACCTTATAATCTCCAAAGGTGCTCTTCAGGGTGCTTGTGCATATGTTTGTGCTCATCCTTGTGAAGATGCTTGTGTAAGAGGAGAAGGCGGCGAACCTGTTAAAATCCGTGAACTTAAAAAATTCGTTCTCCAAATGGCTAAAAAAGAAGGCTGGGATAAAAAAGAAGAAACAATCCCTGCAAACGGTAAAAAAGTTGCTGTATTAGGCTCAGGCCCTATGGGACTTTCTGCTGCATGTGATCTTTCAAGAGCAGGATATGATGTAACAGTATTTGAAAAACAGGCTGTTATCGGTGGCTCTTTAAATACTATGGTTGCAAGTGGAAGACTTCCTGAATGTGTATTAAATGAAATAATTGACGACCTTAAAAATAAAGGCGTTAAATTTGAAGTTAATTCAAAAGATGATGTTTCAAACGGTTTTGATGCTGTTGTTAATGGATTTTTACCTAATGAAGTTAAAATAAATGAAAATGTTAAATGCGGATATGGTCTTCTTATGGGTGAAGATACAGTTGTTAATGGAAAAAACATTGTTATTTCAGGCAAAGGCGAAAATGCTTTTGATTTAGCATTATACGCTGTATCTAACGGTGCTGCTTCTGTTGTTATCGCAGGTAGCGGTATGGTAGAAGGCAGAGGAATCGTTAAAGAACTAATTAGTGAAGTAAAAGCCAAAGGCGTTAAATTTGCCAACAATCTTGAATTTGTATCATTTGATGGTAAAGTTGCAACATTTAAAGGCTCAGTCGGAGAAACTGTTACAATTAATTGCGACGAAGTTTATAACGGAGATGCATGGAGCAAAAATGCAACAATAGTTGCTGCTTGTGCAAAAGGTGTTAACGAAGCAGCAAGAGTTGATAAAGAACTAATGGGAGATAAAGCAGTACTTACAGGTGTTGAAAGTGTTACTCCTGTTAAGAAAGAAAACGTACTTAAGAGAAACGGTTACCTTGGCGATACCAAGAAAGCAGAATCAGTAATCGAAACTTGTGAAGATGCTATAAAAGAAGCAAGCCGTTGCTTAAAATGCGGTTGTGGAGAAGGATGCCAACTATGTAAAACAATTTGCAGTGAGTTTGCAATTTACAACCCTAAAAAAGATAAAATAGAAATCCACGGTGATGAATGTGTTGCCTGTGGTATGTGCTTTAACAGATGTCCTAACAAGAATATAGAAATGGTAAATACAGGAGTTAAAGTATAA
- the pheS gene encoding phenylalanine--tRNA ligase subunit alpha yields MINKVSELRENLISKLLVVSDMAEIENIRVEFLGKNGLITGLLKGMKDLSIEEKKDFGGKVNELKNEAGELIFKKINDLKEAEIKAELEKMPEIDVSVPLDLKRGSYHPITLVQRELEKIFKSMGFNVEDYSEVVTDYECFESLNIPKHHPARDMQDTYYLTNGQLLKSQTSAAQNAIYKKYKDALFNEGMPIKAIFPGRCFRNEATDACHENTFFQMEGVMVDKDISISNLIFFMKRMLSEVFKKDIKVRLRPGFFPFVEPGFELDISCLICGGEGCPSCKHSGWLELCPCGMIHPEVLKAGGIDPEEYTGFAFGLGLTRLAMMKYGVKDIRDLNSGNLKSLSQFTFDE; encoded by the coding sequence ATGATTAACAAAGTCAGCGAATTAAGAGAAAATCTGATTTCAAAACTTTTAGTTGTATCCGATATGGCCGAGATAGAAAACATAAGAGTTGAATTTCTTGGTAAAAACGGTCTCATTACAGGGCTTTTAAAAGGAATGAAAGACTTATCCATCGAAGAAAAGAAAGACTTTGGGGGAAAGGTTAACGAACTTAAAAATGAAGCAGGGGAACTTATCTTTAAGAAAATAAACGACCTTAAAGAAGCAGAAATCAAGGCAGAACTTGAAAAAATGCCTGAAATTGATGTTTCTGTTCCACTTGATTTAAAAAGAGGGTCTTATCATCCTATTACATTAGTTCAAAGAGAGTTGGAAAAAATATTTAAGTCTATGGGCTTTAATGTTGAAGATTACAGCGAGGTTGTTACCGACTATGAATGTTTTGAATCACTAAATATTCCAAAACATCATCCCGCAAGAGATATGCAGGATACTTATTATTTAACCAACGGTCAGTTATTAAAATCTCAGACATCTGCTGCTCAGAATGCAATTTACAAAAAATATAAGGATGCATTATTTAACGAGGGGATGCCAATTAAAGCAATATTCCCAGGAAGATGCTTCAGAAACGAAGCAACAGATGCTTGTCATGAAAACACCTTCTTCCAGATGGAAGGGGTAATGGTGGATAAAGATATATCTATTTCCAACCTTATCTTCTTTATGAAGAGAATGTTATCCGAAGTTTTTAAAAAGGATATAAAAGTAAGATTAAGACCAGGCTTTTTCCCATTCGTTGAACCTGGCTTTGAACTTGATATAAGTTGTCTTATCTGTGGCGGGGAAGGATGCCCTTCTTGTAAGCACTCAGGCTGGCTTGAACTTTGCCCTTGCGGTATGATTCACCCTGAAGTGTTAAAGGCAGGGGGAATTGACCCTGAAGAATACACAGGCTTTGCTTTCGGTCTTGGTTTAACCAGACTTGCAATGATGAAATACGGGGTAAAAGATATAAGAGATTTAAACAGCGGAAACTTAAAATCATTATCCCAGTTTACATTTGACGAATAG
- a CDS encoding extracellular solute-binding protein yields MKKFSKVILLLVCLAMVASMFAGCGDNGLEYVDIETASKEELDPAIIGDYGSLKLPLDNKGTTIRMLCATDVDTNNDSPIVKELRRRTGINVQIVAVPLASYNEKAKVLIATKEDMPEIIHPTTFNPDEINDLGMQGAFVDILKYQDELPNFKKYYIDEAEERGIGGAIKNSMASSGQLFMFPVYDVSRDVNHGMLYRKDIFDKHGIEMWHDQESFLNAMRELKKLYPNSTPFASKTKTAIFRDIGYSWGLFGMEMYYDEAEGLWKYGCIDPKFKEVLDFIQVMYNEKLIDPEFLTATQNAWTNKMTQADKAFVTWDWIGRLDQFSDSSTVPGYDLRYGNPIGGKVITLGRTGNGSVVKSGPAELLCLQLCDYLLSNSGGQLMSMGIEGVTYNAREDGRADYIGFEGQKGVSINDLEAKYGLYIAGVYHRFDRRSSYYDFTEREQEAQDLMNSKEDGYMPIDPVLAFTAEERDIRSQYESGLAKASEEFATKYILNGYGEKEWNEWVEKAKSLGADKVAEQYNKAQERYDQLDI; encoded by the coding sequence ATGAAAAAGTTTTCTAAAGTAATTTTACTTCTTGTATGTCTTGCAATGGTTGCTTCAATGTTTGCAGGCTGTGGAGATAACGGTCTTGAATATGTTGACATTGAAACTGCATCAAAAGAAGAACTTGATCCTGCTATTATCGGCGATTACGGTTCTTTAAAATTACCGCTTGACAACAAGGGTACAACAATCCGTATGCTTTGTGCAACAGATGTTGATACTAATAATGACAGTCCAATTGTTAAGGAATTAAGAAGAAGAACAGGTATTAACGTTCAGATCGTAGCAGTTCCTCTTGCTTCTTATAATGAAAAAGCAAAAGTTCTTATCGCTACTAAAGAAGATATGCCTGAAATTATCCACCCTACAACATTCAATCCTGATGAAATCAACGATTTAGGTATGCAGGGCGCATTTGTTGACATTTTAAAATATCAGGACGAATTACCTAACTTCAAAAAATATTATATTGATGAAGCAGAAGAAAGAGGTATCGGAGGGGCTATTAAAAACTCAATGGCTTCCAGCGGACAGTTATTTATGTTCCCTGTATACGATGTAAGCCGTGATGTTAACCATGGTATGCTTTACCGTAAAGATATCTTTGATAAACACGGTATTGAAATGTGGCACGATCAGGAAAGTTTCCTTAATGCTATGAGAGAGCTTAAGAAATTATATCCTAACTCTACACCTTTCGCATCTAAAACAAAAACTGCAATCTTTAGAGATATCGGTTACAGCTGGGGCTTATTCGGTATGGAAATGTACTACGATGAAGCAGAAGGTCTATGGAAATACGGATGTATAGATCCTAAATTCAAAGAAGTTCTTGATTTCATTCAGGTAATGTATAACGAAAAACTTATCGACCCAGAATTCTTAACAGCAACTCAGAATGCTTGGACAAACAAAATGACTCAGGCTGACAAAGCGTTTGTTACATGGGACTGGATAGGCAGACTTGACCAGTTCTCAGATTCTTCAACTGTTCCTGGTTATGATTTAAGATATGGTAACCCAATCGGTGGTAAAGTTATTACATTAGGAAGAACAGGTAACGGTTCTGTTGTTAAATCAGGCCCTGCTGAACTTCTTTGCTTACAACTTTGCGACTACTTACTATCTAACTCAGGCGGACAGCTTATGTCAATGGGTATCGAAGGCGTTACATACAATGCAAGAGAAGACGGAAGAGCAGACTATATCGGCTTTGAAGGACAAAAAGGTGTAAGTATCAACGACTTAGAAGCTAAATACGGTTTATATATCGCTGGTGTATACCACAGATTTGACAGAAGAAGTTCTTACTATGACTTCACTGAAAGAGAACAGGAAGCACAGGATCTTATGAACAGTAAAGAAGACGGTTATATGCCAATCGATCCAGTACTTGCTTTCACAGCAGAAGAAAGAGATATCAGATCTCAGTATGAATCTGGCCTTGCAAAAGCGTCTGAAGAATTCGCTACTAAATACATTCTTAACGGCTATGGCGAAAAAGAATGGAACGAATGGGTTGAAAAGGCTAAGAGCCTTGGAGCAGACAAAGTTGCAGAACAGTACAACAAAGCTCAGGAAAGATACGACCAGTTAGACATCTAA